The following proteins come from a genomic window of Methanosarcina sp. MTP4:
- a CDS encoding TIGR00153 family protein, with product MKYRDFVRSLLGPFSKVPPLPFKEHARKGVLAAGKLKEGVEAYCSGNMELVELKSSEADLIETEADAIKHEIRKSLPSSMLLPVDAKDLLFFLNQQDEILNSAQSAAYWLTLRADSLPEDMKTGFLRLSGATLETVRVYEELVSSFYEIFKNPDKNKIRQTLALVPQVEKLEHEVDLIESELLKKIFANEKIFGGSGICHLTFLVEKIGDVADRAAIAADSLRTMLFRR from the coding sequence GAAATACAGGGATTTTGTCCGCTCCCTGTTAGGTCCTTTTTCAAAAGTCCCTCCGCTTCCCTTTAAAGAACATGCCAGAAAGGGGGTACTTGCAGCCGGGAAATTGAAAGAAGGAGTGGAAGCATACTGTTCAGGGAACATGGAGCTTGTGGAACTTAAAAGTTCCGAGGCTGACCTGATAGAGACAGAAGCCGATGCCATAAAGCATGAGATCCGGAAAAGTCTTCCGTCTTCCATGCTACTGCCGGTAGACGCAAAAGACCTTCTCTTTTTTTTAAACCAGCAGGACGAAATCCTGAACAGTGCCCAGAGTGCCGCTTACTGGCTGACTCTCCGGGCCGATTCCCTCCCTGAAGACATGAAAACGGGTTTCCTTAGGCTTTCAGGAGCTACTCTTGAGACTGTTAGGGTCTACGAAGAGCTTGTTTCCAGTTTCTACGAAATCTTCAAAAATCCGGATAAAAATAAAATCAGGCAAACCCTGGCTCTTGTCCCCCAGGTAGAAAAACTGGAACATGAGGTGGACCTTATAGAGAGTGAACTTTTGAAAAAGATCTTCGCAAACGAAAAGATCTTTGGAGGATCCGGGATCTGCCACCTGACTTTTCTCGTGGAGAAAATCGGCGATGTTGCGGACAGAGCCGCAATAGCCGCTGACAGCCTGAGGACAATGCTTTTCAGGCGGTAA